One Jaculus jaculus isolate mJacJac1 chromosome 4, mJacJac1.mat.Y.cur, whole genome shotgun sequence genomic window, GATAGGCAGCTGATAGGAAGTAGTTCTTAGTCCCCACAGCTTTCCAGAAGAAGATGAGGTTGGTCTCGCTACCTGTGATGACTTTTGGTATGTCAGGTAGCTCCTGTGACAGGAAGATAATTCTGTTAGAGGACAGGAGGCTGTTAGAAAAGAGAACTTCAGCACAACCCCTTGGCAGTTGGCCTTTGTGAGAAAAAGCACTTTAGGAGTATGGCTCTGATGAGATACAAGTTCTCCATTAATTCATTCAACAAGCATTTACTAAATGAATGCCTATTAGATGCATGGTCCAGCCTACTCATAAGAGTGAATTTCCATAGTTAATCAGGGAGAAATCTAAATCATGAAGATTGTCAATAACACTAGTGTCTTATTGTATACAGGCAGGTGGAGTGAAACACTATCTTTGTCTTGTCTGTAATTTTAGCATATGCCATTTTGCATCTGAACACTGGTACTTCTAAGATCtctaaatattttgatttctaaGTGTGCAAATTATCTTTGGGAAAACAGTGTAGCATTTACATGCCATGTATCTCCATTCTTAAGTCAAAAGTTGAAAGTAAGCATACACACAGGCGTCCGtcaccctcaaaaaacaaatcaactCCTCCCCACTTTCCTGATCTATTAGTAGGTGAACactttaaaattaacattttaagagTGATAGAATCTAACAAaactctcataaaaaataaatttcatgtttgtgtggagatgtattcttcttctttttttttttggtagggacctgctgtagcccaggctgacctggaatttactatgtagtctgagggtgtcctcaaactcatggcaatcctcctatctctacttcccacgtgctgagattaaaggtgtgtaccaccatgccctgcttcttcCTATTCTTTTAAATCTGAAAGTAAGTATCCTTATACATTTTCCTTGGGTTTTCAATGTCATCAAGGATTTTACCTCCAAAACCTGTTTCTTCTAgattttctcatttccttttcttcctacTGGTTCTATGTACAAATGATAATTCAACCTTATTTCTTTCTACCCTTTTTCCTTATACTGTCAGGCTACACCCATATGCTCCCAATTGGACTTCTTGCTTTCTCTATTACCTTCCTTCTGGTCAACTCTCCATTTAAGATATAAGTGATGCCAGCAGCACACTGCAGTGTCTGAAACCCTTTAGTGGCTTTCCACTACAtttcaaatgaaatataaataccATCACTAGCATGTGCCTATCTTTCATCCTTATAATGCCCCAGCATCAAGAGTATTCATCTTCATGGCTGGCCTTTTGGCTCATGAAGCTCTAAGGGCTGAGTGTACCCAGATCCCTCTGTTTAGGATGCCCTACTCCATCTCTTATTAGCAACTCTTATCTCTCAGGAAGCTCTGGTCTTATTATCTCTCCTTCTAAATAACACTGCCATTTTGCTCCCTTAGATCCctgttagtttaaaaaaatgttatctatttatttgcaagcagagagaaagagtaagggagggaaggaaggagggacggagggagggagggagggagggagggagggagggagggagagagagagagagagagagagagagagagagagagagagagagaaggagacagacatatgtacaaggtgtatcagggcctccagccactgcaaacaaactctgcatGCATTcattactttgtgaatctggctttatatgggtatgggggaatcaaacccaggtcattaggctttatagacaaacactttaactgttaagccttcttTCTAGTCCCAATCCTTGTTGGTGTTTTGTGCACTCACACTCTATTTGATTGGCTTGCCTATTGTCTGTGGTTCCATAGCACTAAGTTTTATAAGGCTAGGGATGTTGAGTTACTGCTATCTCCATTGCTATTGGCACTAAACTTGAAAAATTGAAGGTTTTATATAAGTAATCCATATTGAATGAATTTATGAATGAAGCTATTGCCCTACTCTGTATTTAACTTGATTTTACTTGATTCAGATGGAAAAATTGGTACACTCACATAAATTCTTGTTGGAGGTGGGACACATTGGATTATATATTTACTGAATAAAAATCATCTACCTATCAATGGAGAAAAATCCAAGGCTGTGTGTGTTCAGATGGATGACAGAAGAGAATATGAAGCCTGGATGAAAGATAATGATAGCATTAAAGAGGTACTGAGGTGAGAAGTCAAGCATTTGAGCCTTGACCCCCTAGCTTTTTGCTTCCTGAGCATCATCAGGTGGCCAGTCCTCTCTGATCTTAGGTTTCTTGGAGAATGACCTCTTTGCCTTAATGCCTAGTATCATGGAAGTCAGATAGCAGATGTCTGTAAAGGTCAATGCAGTAAATGGTTGTCTTGGGATGGAAAGTGAACAGGGGCagttaagaaaggaaaagggaagacaGCCATTTATCTATTTTCTTCTATACTTTTCAGTGTCCTTTCTCATAAATCCTTCCTaggactgctttttttttttttaagattttttatttatttatttgagagcgacagacacagagagaaagacagatagagggagagagagagaatgggcgcgccagggcttccagcctctgcaaacgaactccagacgcatgcgcccccttgtgcatctggctaacgtgggacctggggaaccgagcctcgaaccggggtccttaggcttcacaggcaagcgcttaactgctaagccatctctccagccctaggactgCTTTTGAGGATAGGTAAGTTGGCGGTAAGTTGGCAGTGAGGTAGGCAGGTGGTAAGAAGTGAAGAGGATTATCCCTTCCTATGAGGGACATCTGCTTATTGGAATTGTTTACAAGCAATGGGAGATAAATGAGGGCAAATTAGAGATGGAACACAGCTGACCTTTAGCAACACAGGCTGGTTTTCATCTTGGGCACTGACAAATAGTTGAGTGTTTGAGATTCTTAGTGTCACAGGATATTTAGAATCATCTCCCGATGAGTAGGCATTCATGTCAAATTTCACTGTCAAAGAAAGAACCAGAAAAAAGTAAATTCATTGTATATAATCAAGTGTTTATGAAagtctatgtgtgtgcatgtatgcgtgtgtgtgtgtgtgtgtgtgtgtgtgtgtgtgtgtgtgtgtataaaattagCTCCTTAAGTGTGGTGTAAATAAAAACATGGAGAGCAAGAATGGATTCTATATGTCACTGTCTTCATTAAAATGTTGACAACATTTTCTAGGCAGGTAACTTACACTTTTAGAATTTTCTATCCTGACAGAATATTTAGaggttaaaaatatttgttgaatctCTTGTGGTTACATTAGTGAGATAAGACCTTGAAATTTGTTACTTTATGAGCTCATAGTATCTAAAAATGAAGGACTTAGACAGCTGATACTGGAAAAGTAGTTCACTCTTTCTTAGAGAACAGTATTTAATAAGGGCtatatctctctgtgtgtctatcatctatgtatctatttatctatctatcatctatgatCTAATTTTAAGAAGACTACTTAAAGAAAACTCatgggggtgtggtggtgctcgcctttaatcccaacactcatgaggcagaggtaggagaatctccatgagttcaaggccaatttgagactacatagtgaattccaggtcagcctggactagagtgagaccgtccctcaaaaaagaaataaaaaacaaaaagcaagcaaacaataacaaaaaaagaaaactcatggAAACAGCATAACTAGCAAAACTATTGACTAATCTTGTGccattaaaaatggaaaattcaaCAAACACAGGGGCTGTGGGTAGTATAGTGCTTGCTGGTCATGCACAAGATCCTGGGTTTTATTCTGGAGAACTCTCCCATACATATACTAGGTCAATATGTAAGGAAATCTGTGAGATAATATTACGTAGGGAACTggaatatgaaattatttttgaatatCATAGAGTTAACTGAAGTGTGTCCATTGCCTCCAACCAGAAATAATCCTCCTTGTTTATTGCATAGTTGTCCCTTTGggtctttgaaaataatttttatactgATAATGTAGGTCTCTTATAGCTAAAGCAGGTTCATTACAGAAATCAATTCCCAAGTGACAAGTTTTGGACACTGAATTTCATTCTTCAGAACACATTGCAGTTTCTTGGCTACTTTACCTTACCATTATATTATCAAAGACAATAAAGCTTTTCTTGGTCTGATGCTCATTTTCTAATAGAGTGACTGCTCCCCATTGCCTTCTGGGTGAATTTGAGTAAGCCATTTactgtttcttctttaaaattagaGGATGTGAATAGCTAGAAGAACCAAAGAGCTAGTACATCAGCAAGTTCTGTGGTTCCCTCAGTTTTCTCAAAGGTTAGGGACCTTCTTTTTTTGTGGAACTCACAGATTTGGATGCTACTTTTGTCTTTGCCTgggagttttaaattttttgttgttactgggGGTGGTTTGCTTCATTGTACTCTAGAAGAGTTGGACAAAGCCAGGGATGTAGAGAGGTTTATGCACTGGAAGCTTGAGAGAAATAAATTAAAGGAGGGTAGAGTGACAAATTGGCAGGTTACCTTGATTGCTCTCCCCAGGTAATGAAGCAGCTTTGAGATATTCTGCATCTTTATATATACTTTGGTTGAGGGAATCACTCAGAGTGAATTCCTGTTTGACAGTCCTTATGTATTTGTATCTCACATTGCTCTGGAACATGTGAGATGCTGGCCAGGGCTTGATGGTTTCTGAAAAATCAGCATCACAAATTTAGATTAATGTATACACATGGACAGATACTATACACATACTAATACAAGCATAGGAAGTAACTCTGGAAAGGACACTATCCAGGGTGAGGAAACAGAGTCGAAATCACCAGCAGGAGACTTGATTCTAGGAGTGTCTTCTTGCTTACTTATTTGCTTCTTTTAAACAAATTCATTAAgcagtagtttaaaaaaattaaaaaaagggctggagagattacttactggttaaggtgcctgcctgaaaagccaaaagacccaggtttgatttcccaggacccatataagccagatgcacaagttggtgcatataTCTGAGTTCGTTTGGAGCAGCTGGatgctctagtgtgcccattctctctccccctctctctgcctctttctctctctcaaataaataaaacaacaacaacaacaacaaaaaacccccagaCTATTTGGACAGctttcacatttttgtttgtcAACAAGTTTCTTAGTGACTAAGGAGACTATCAGTATTTTCAGATGAATATATTCTAAGATAAGAGTGAATATATTAAAACTATGTCACAGTATTGGCAGAGGTAAATTCTGGGTGACAGAAATGGCtaagtttttaaatgttcttttgcatattttcttatattttaaaaccttttttaggTGTTatcttaaaatatgaatatttggtTTTTGCCTCATGTGGAAGTATTCTCCATAAAGATATAGAAGGAGACCCAGGGTCTTTATACTCAGAGTGGATCAAGTTAGATAGATTTAAGAGTTTCCTACTTATGGATTGTGGACCTTTGGGCAGGCTATTTATTCCAGTGAGCTTCATTTCCTCATATGTTAAGTGAGATTGTTTTGAGGCTCAGAGACAGTGCAGCCATTAATAAGTTGCTATTGTTGGCACTATTTATAAAGTAATATAGCAATAACAACAGCTGGTATTTCTTGAGTGCTTACTGCACACCAGACATCATTCTAGTCCAGAAATTGGAAGAACTGACTCATTTACTCTTCATAGAAAACCAGTGAGGCAGAACTCTTGTCTTCTCCTTTTGACAGTAGAGGGAACTGAAGCCCAGAGAGATTAAGTAATCTGACTAAGGAAGCACGCAGAGGTCATATGCTAGCAGATTGTGACTTTCTTCCTAAAGATCTTACCACAACCTTTATAGTATGTTCAGGAAATAAGCCCATGAGCAATATCTACACTCAGGTTACTGTTAATCTCCCTGAactggaaaagaatgaaaattattttttctttgttatgtcAAACTAATGCCTGGTTGCTTTCTTGTTATTCTGaccccaggttttatttcccctATACTCTATtgtccccattttttaaaaactaaaacatagGATTGAATCATACTTGACCCCTTACCTTCTAGCTCATTGGCAATGGCCTCCAAGTCATCATCAGTAATGGCCTGATTTAAACTCAGTCGTCTCTTCTTCAGAATCTTCCCACTGTTTGATGTAGTTGACACCACCATCAGGCTCTCCTTGAAGGTGAATTTGGATGTCTTAGAGGTTTCAGAGGTGTTTAGCAACATAAATTCATTCATGCAGTTCTCATGAAGTGGGCCACAGCTTGCATCATAAAAGGATTTCTGTGATGAAGGAAAATGGCATCTGAGAGGCTGTCTATGACCTTGAAATGAGACTTCTTTCAGTAGGAGCTATATCTTAGACTCACTGAGGGTGCTGTCCCTTCTGGCCTTGGGTACCAACTCATGCTTAATCAGTcccaccctccctttctttctccctcctttccttctttctccttccctccctccctctctccttcattcttATAGATATTCAATTTGTATCTGTGCTTTTCTAGTGGAAAAGCATACTGtgtaaaaggaaaaagagaggtaTAATCATGATAGCCATGTGATTACCTGATTCAGGTTGAGATGGTCAATGGCAgaactgtattcttcattttcACTGTTAAAAAGTTGATGAAATTTTAATTCTGTTATTTCACTAAGATCACTGGACATCACAGTTTAATGAATACATCAGTTTTTGGGTAACACAtacataacacatacacacacacacacacacacacacacacatcaaaattgACTTCCCATGTCTAATACAGTAACAGGTTTTAAGGGACTCAGAGACAATCCATTTTTGGCAGAAGTTAATAGGAGGAAATGGCTATACAGCAACTTGAGTACATGATTGTATATACAACCACTCCCACACACTAATATCATTCAAATACAAAAAAGAgacaaataaaaaagttaaaagtatagtatagaacattttaaacaaatatgATGCACCCATTACAACAAACAATACTGATGAGGCTACACAATGCATTATGGATATTTTTGCCAAGTATAAATTATCAAATGTGTTTTAATGAATACATGAAAACAATATGTCACATGGGATCATTactcttatctttaaaaaagtatatatatgttCAGTTATTCTTATATCACTAATTTGAATTAGTAATCATTAGGCTTTATCTATAAAAACTGGGCATGTTTAACAAAGTGAAGTGCTTTAATTGAATTTAAGGAAGAACATtagacttcttaaaaatattttgagggctggaagagatggcttagtggttaaggaacttgcctgcaaagccagaggacccgggcttgactctctagtacccacgtaaatccagatgcacaagatagtgcatgcatctggagtttgtttgcagtggctggaggctctgatgcacccattctctctctctctctatctttccctaactctctctcaaataaataaatacataaaatagttaaaaatgataataataattttgaggggctggagtgatggcttagcatttaaggtacttgtttgcaaagcctaaggacccaggtttgaattcccagtactcacataagccagatacataaggtggctcatgtgtctggactttgtctgtagtggctggatggcatgcccattctctctgttaaataaataaataatatattaaaaataattttgaaacacCACCTAGATCTTTTGTCACAtgctatttttatgaatttactAAAATTTAATGATTTATACTTGGCAAAATTTCCAGGAAACATTTTGTAGTCTAGTATTATAGGTACTACTTATGATAGGTAATGAGAACATCAAGTTAGTTTAGAATGTTCCACGAGTTTAACTCTTTGTTCATTTATCCTTTTTCTGTACCTGAAAGAATGAAAGACATgtcagtgtctgtgtgtgtgtttcatgtgcTCAAATTGCTGTAGACCCATTTCTTCCTCCTGACTGGGATGAAGTTCTTCTGGAAATGGATTTTCTATCAAATAGTCTATTAAAATCTAGTTCTGTATTAGAACATATACTTGATACTTATGTAGGACTCAacacacctcaaaaaataattttccagcctgttgtggtggcacatgcctttaatttcagcattcaagagaaaaaagtagggagaTGGCTgggagttagagaccagcctgggactacaaagtaaattttaagtcagcctgggctagaggaaaccctacttcaaaaacaccaAAATTTTCCCCATAATGTCCACTTATGGCCAGTATAATCTCATTTCAGCACACTGGGTGCTTGGTCTCCTATGAATCTGCCCTGACTTCAAGACCAACATTAATCCTCATAGCCTCTGACAACCTGGTCCCAGTTGGTCACCATAACTACTAGCCAAATTCTGAAGAATTTTAAGCCCATTATTTAGTCATGAAAAGTAGATTCTGTTTCTTACCTGTAACAGTTTCTCAGATCTTCAAACAAGTCAGGAACTTTGGCCATCTTGATTTCTGTGACAGAGAACAACTGGCTGTCACTCATCCTGTCTCTGAATACAAGCCTGTCAGGGCAATGACCTCTGCTTTGTACTTTTTGGGAAACTTCAATGAGTGACTTAATCTGCACTCAGCAGTTTTGCCATTCTTCTCACTCCCTTGCATTATTTTAATATGCTTTATGCTTTGTTCTCCCCCACTAGTCTGCAGGCTTCTTttagaatgttttctttctcttggtaTTCTGTGTGTCCAACCTAATGCTTCCCAGGTAgtcaataaataattgaatagGTTAAGATACAAACACCACAGGAATGAGGTGTCTACCTCATGTAGAGACAAGTGAGATACAGAGTTGGATAGCTACAGCTTTCTCTTAATTGTTTTTGGTGGTAGAGTGCCCCTTTAGGGGAAGATTTGGCTGACACATGAATTCCATCACAGGAATCCTGTTCCTTATCAGTATaacaagagagatttttttttctgaaatctgACTGTGGTTCTAGCCAACACACAAAATCAGGGaaggataagaaaagaaagaaggaataggCAGAGCTTTACAGAAGGCAATTTGAGAGAAGATAGTTAAGGagcaaacaaaatacattttcaaagccAGAGATGTGATAAGGACATTACCTTTGCTGATGTGAGCGCCAATGAGATGACTCCCTCTCTGCCTGGAGACTTATGCCTGAGTCAGGCTTCTCTGCCTTTTATAATAGTCTCCCTCAAGGAGGTGTGGCCATGAGTGCGTCACTGGGAATTTACaggaaataattttgttttgtattttatatattcattcccCTTAATACTGGCCAGAATAATGACAGGTGGTTGTATTGTTGCTTGCAAAGATTTCAGGAGTTATTGACttggctcatttatttattgctttctcCATACAATTCTAAACAAGTAGTTTTAGAAAAAAGGAAGAACAGCAGGAAGCTtatcaaaattctaaaaatatttaggggcagaggaaagaagaaatgccTAAAACAAAATTATAGATGGAAACTGGAGAGGAGCTTAGTAGTTGTACCTTGTGTTTGGGGTTAATTTGTTTATTGTGCCCTGGGGCTGAATGTGAGTTGGCAGGATAGTTGGCACTCACTGGCAGCTAAGGGGTTGCATTTGAAGGAAAATGATTGCCCTGCCACTAGAAGACAGAAGTTTACTTGAAAAAGGGACATACTTTTCTGAGTTTGGAGTGACAACTTTCTGGTTAGGTCAGAGTAAAAGGAGAGGAAAATGACATTTGACCACAAAAATCTGAATCCTCTTTCATCCTTTGAATGGTGTCCACATACTTACCACAGAGGTGACAGTGTCCCTAGAGAAACAGGTCTCAGTTCTAACCTTGTCATAGGATAGTGGCCCTATACAAGCATCTAAAGACAAGCCTGTTGTTCTTGAGGATAAAGCAGAATTGGGTGAGAATAGCTGCTCACTCCTGAAGGGTGATGAGCAAAGCTCAAGCCAAGACAGTGTTGAGATCAGGAGGGGAGTTGGTGACAGGATGGGGTGAATTCTTACTTATGACATGGCTTAAATGCTGCTGGTCATTTTTTactggtgcctttttttttttttttttttttttgatcctgaGACCAGTGCAATTCAGGTGGTAGGACAGCAGACtcttagcaaataaatattttgggttTCCTGGTTGGAATTTAAGCCATCTAAATGAGCCATgtaaataaagaaagataagggtagaaaaataaggaaagagaaaaatgaaccaCTAACCATGGGGTTAAAATAGTGTGGTCCTAGGAGTAAGGTGGCTTTGTGGGAACTGCATGAAATGTTTCCTGTGATCCTATAGATAATGGAGTTGTTTAGAAGATCATTGAAGTCTATGCCATATGCAAAATTCTGACTGATTCTGTTGCCCAGTCTGTTACTTCTTGTGTTAAATAGTTATAAATAAGAGTCATGGAAATAGTAACTGACATGCTAAATAAAAGTGCACCAGGTTGGGACTGGAGTTTGAGTGTCTCAGAACAGATTTTATATGAGTAGTGATGGCAGCTAGCTAAGAGTATTTCTGTTTACCTTGGTTCCTCTTTAGGCAGCAAAGAAATGTTAATCCCGGTCATCCCTTCTACCTCCTGGACATCTTGTGAGGACTGTTACTAAGAAACAATTGCAAAGCACACTGTGAATGTGGGCTGCTATGGAAATgcaactaaacaaaaaaaataataatactcttAACAGTTTCAGTCATCTGTATAATCATCTTTGTAGTACCTtaattcacagaagaaaaaaagataagagtTTTTATGAAAATACTGGTTTGAAAACTTCAACAGAGAAGTGTTCAGGTGAAAGTCAccattaaaacactgaagatacTTGGTTTCTGGAAACAATACATAATACCTCTTTGGTAATCCAGGAAAACACCCTTGGTTCTACCATCTGTAGCAACACCCAGCCTGGCTCCATCTTCATTCCTCTGTTGTAGAGAATTccccagatgtggtggtttgatttctcAAGGACAGTTTGGTTGAGAAATAGCCAATTTGGGCTAGTATATCTCTCAACCTATTCCTTTGCATATCCCTCTCAGAAACTAGTTTAAAGGAAAAAACAGTAGATGGGGTCCAGAGAGTGAGAGATCATTACTTTGGGTGGGGAATCAGGAGTAACCTACTTTTCTGTGAGTATGAACAAAGGTTGACTAGACCACCCCTTctaaggaaaggaaaaacaaatgtaTGTGTAGGGCTTCACTGGagtctgatgtgtgtgtgtgtgtgtgtgtgtgtgtgtgtgtgtgtgtgtgtgtgtaggcggCTGGCTAAAGATAGGAAATCTCTTCAGTGAGAAGGATGCAAAATGTCTTTTTGATTCATTGTTACTAAatagctcaggaaaaaaatattgtGCATATATTCTACACCATAGATTTTGTAACACATAAGCATTTTTCTTTCATGACTCACAATTAAGTGTGGAAAATGAAATGATGTGTGTTAGAGGGTGAGTGATATGTGGATGTGTTTTATAAGTTCAGTGATTATAGCTCCAAagaatctttttcttcattcctgtttcctcttccactttacttccttccatccttctattctcccactccttccctctctctccctcatttcctTCCAATAGGATCACATTatgcagctgaggctggcctcaggctTTTAATCCttatgcctcagcctcttgaatgctaggatCAAAGTCACAGTCTGTActtccatgcccagctcaagtacCCAAAGACACTTGGTGATATATTTCATGTGACAATTGATCTGTGTTTCACAAAGAGCACTTTGGCGTCTCTCTGCACATCTAAGATGTAGCTATCTCTATATCCTTTTATAACTGAAGACTTTGGAAGAAATTAAGGGACCAACCTAGGTTCACAAAAATTGGCAGCCAGTATTTGAGTGCAGGTTTCAGATTCTACATCAAACCTGTTTCCAGCATATATTTCTTTGAGTCCGTTGTCACCACTAGTGCCCATGACAAGTTTAAAATGAATATTCTTTAAGGTCTTTCCCACCTCAAGCCTGCTATCATTCAGGGATTCTAGCAtcttgaaaagaataaaattgaaaaatgagaaatgggttctggggagatagctttgtcaataaagtgtttgccacaagCACGAGGGTCTGAGTTTAGAGCCCTATCACTCAGGTAGAGCcaagcatggcagtgcatgcttgtaatcccagcactggggaggtggagacagtaggGATGCCTAGTTtgtctagcagaatcagtgagctccaggttcagtaataCTTCCTCAAATAATaagctggagagagattgagggagccATCTGATGTTGACCTATGGCCTCTACAGGCACATATATcagcatacacatgtgtacctacacacacatgcattccaaAAACTTGAGAAAAGATTAGAAATATCTCCCCTTCTTGTCTTTCAGTGAAATCTTTCATTCTGTAATATACTGAAAATAGTGAAGATGGCTGATGTGGTTGAGTACATAGTTGGTAGTAGATTCCAGCTCGACATGGTCATACCATTGTACcatgaagacagaaaaaaattgtaaacatatttggaaataactttaaaattatcATATATAGTTGGGtgtggcagaaatcacttgaagGTAAAGTAAAACACACCTCTTCCCTGAAAAATTTCTGGGAAAAATTCAGTCCTTCAGATCCATGGGCTCTGCATTCCTAGGTTCAATCCATTGCAGATTAAAATAtttcaggagggctggagagatggcttagtggttaagcacttgcctgtaaagcctaaggaccctggtttgaggcttggttccccaggtcccacgttagccagatgcacaagggggtgcacgcgtctggagttcgtttgcagaggctggaagccctggcgcgcccattctctctctctccctctgtctttctctctgtgtctgtcactctcaaataagtaaataaaaaaaataaaaataaattttcaggaaaaaagaagtgtctgtactgaacatgtacagattatttttcttttattattccaTAAACAATACTGATAACAACTATTGACAAGTTGCATTTggtattattttaaacattttacttatttgggagagagagacagatagagagtgaatgaatatgagtgcagtagggccttttgccattgcaaatgaactccagacacatgtgttaatttatacacctggctttatctgggtgttggggaatcatgtattccaagcaagtgcctttaactactgagcaatctccaagTTCTGCATTAAGTATTATAAGTGATATAGAGAAGATTTAAGGTATAGAAGAGGTTATTTACAGGTTACATTCAAGTCCCTACAGGGATTTGAGCATTTGTGGGTTTTGGTATTTTCAGGGATGTGgtactgttgggccttgagaggcccggacatgAGGCCTAAtggaatttcctgagcctagctaaagtttggcgacttatctctggccagctatgactcagcaggacacctaatggcctcaggcctgctacttctgcataggaaGTTGGAGTTCTCTCTCGTGC contains:
- the Il1a gene encoding interleukin-1 alpha; translation: MAKVPDLFEDLRNCYSENEEYSSAIDHLNLNQKSFYDASCGPLHENCMNEFMLLNTSETSKTSKFTFKESLMVVSTTSNSGKILKKRRLSLNQAITDDDLEAIANELEETIKPWPASHMFQSNVRYKYIRTVKQEFTLSDSLNQSIYKDAEYLKAASLPGESNQVKFDMNAYSSGDDSKYPVTLRISNTQLFVSAQDENQPVLLKELPDIPKVITGSETNLIFFWKAVGTKNYFLSAAYPELFIATKEQSPVHMARGLPSVTDFQIS